One Eubacterium sp. AB3007 genomic window, TTTTGACGGAATCCGACTGCAGGATTCAAAACCATTTGAAACAATTTAGAGCCTGCCTGCCAGAGAAATTGGAGGACTCGTAGAAAATACAGGTTGAAGTTTTGCCCTGATTGAGGTATAATACCATTAGTCGCCCTGCACCATTGATTTGGAAGGCTTCCTAGGTAAGCCGTCGCAGGTGGCGACCCATGCGGATGTAGTTTAGTGGTAAAATATGAGCTTCCCAAGCTTAGGTTGAGGGTTCGATTCCCTTCATCCGCTCCATAGCAAGACAGGCCCCGATGGGGTCTGTTTTGCTATATAGCGACAAGGGGAATCGAAGCCGAAAGGGCATCGGCGTGAAGCGAGAACGTCCGGTGGACGGTCGAGTAGCCGATGGCCCAAGCCGACTGAGAAGGGAGGCGAAGGGCGGCGGATGCGGAGCATCCGCGTAATTCCCTTCATCCGCTCCATAGCAAGACAGGCCCCGATGGGGTCTGTTTTGCTATATAGCGACAAGGGGAATCGAAGCCGAAAGGGCATCGGCGTGAAGCGAGAACGTCCGGTGGACGGTCGAGTAGCCGATGGCCCAAGCCGACTGAGAAGGGAGGCGAAGGGCGGCGGATGCGGAGCATCCGCGTAATTCCCTTCATCCGCTCCATAGCAAGACAGGCCCCGATGGGGTCTGTTTTGCTATATAGCGACAAGGGGAATCGAAGCCGAAAGGGCATCGGCGTGAAGCGAGAACGTCCGGTGGACTAAAACAGTTTCTTCTTCGCAAGTAATTACATGCATATTATTGAGAGTTATTACATTGTTCAGTATACTAAAGACAGAAGTCATTGGTGTTATCTCCTTTATTGTATGCGGACCCAGCAGAAAAGACATCAACCCGAACGAGCGCTTGGGGTAACGAGTGCCAGATATCCTCCGTTCCTATAGCGCCACATACATGCTACGGCAAGGGACATCTTCGACAGAATATAGGGTAAATTTGAATGAAGGGTAGGCCTATGGAAAACAGCAACGTGAATTGGAAGGATAGATCTATCGATATCCGTCAGGAATTTTTGGCAGACGGTGAGAAGTTAAAGGCTTTGATTCTGGATGATTACGAACAACAGACCCAGGAAACGTTTGAAGCGGTCTGTCGGGAAATCACAGATAACATGAACGCATTCAAACATCTGATTGTTTCTTTCAATGACTTGGAAGAGAGTGAATCCGTTCAGATCAACACCATATCCGATCATGAGGGGTATGATTACGTACCGCTATTTACTGATGAGGAGGAATGCTGGAAAGGAGCGCCTGGGGATCTGAAATCTCTTCCTATCGGAACGATCATAGAGAAAGTGCTGGAGATATCCGGTCTAGAAGGGGTCATAATCAATCCCCACGGCATAAGAATTGTGATAAGAAAACCTATACTCTGGCGGATAATCAAGCTTTTGGATCCAGACATTGATGATCTTTTCTGGAAGAATGATATGCTGGACAAAGCCATCCACTTAGTGACAGATCGCTACCGCCGCTGTTTTCGAAAAGGAATAAAGATGCCTTATATCACCCATCCCTTGGAAGTCTTGCAGATACTGATCAGCATGCGCGCGGACTCGGATCTCCTGATTGCCGGTGTCCTTCATGATTTGATGGAGGAAGATCCTTATATGACAGAGGATTATATTATCTGGGAATTCGGGCATGACGCATGTGAGCTGATTACTACGTTGTCAGCGGACATAGATCTGAGCTGGGCCGAAAACAAGCAGTGTGTTATCGACTATATTCAGACAGCGAATGTTCGAGAGAAACTGCTACTGTTGGCGGACGTTGTGTCCGAGCTACGGAACATAGAATGGAATCTCTGGCATGGAAACGTAAACATCTACGATAATCTGGGGGTTCCAAAGGAAAAGTTGTCCTGGTATTACTGTGAGATCCAGATGGCACTGAGTGAGCTCCGGTCTTATGACAACAGTGTCCGCGTCTATATAGAAATGGAGAACCTATATAAGGACATCTTTGTGACCTTCTTTTACGATGAGGAACACCAACGCATATTCCAGGCACATCTTCACGGTGCGTGCGATGCAATGGATAAGACCACTGACATCTACACCCCATGGCACGAGCCGATTCCGGAGAAGGTTGTGCGGATCGGTCGCATGTATGCAGAATTCATCGAAGAAAGTTGGAGAACAAAGCTAGAATGGGAGGAACAAACGAATCCCTTATCGTAGCATTGATGCAAGATGCAGCCTCTGTTTTGGGGGAATGTATGTTCGAAAATACTGATATCTGTCCACAAATCACAAGTGTTTTTTTGAGCATGTGTCTGAATGCGGACACATGCTTTTGTGTGGCCTCTGTTGCCTGTTGACAGTTTCTGAGGACAGGGGGTACCATGATTTCAGAAAAAGGTTTGCCCCGGGGGATAAGTTGAAACTGTGTCATGGAGTAGGAGGATGAAATGAAATCGAGAAAGATGAGTTGGGAAATCATGAGAAAGGTGGCTGTGATGGCTTTGTGCCTGTGCATGATCACAGCATTCGCCGCCTGCGGGAGCAGCAGCGACACTGGAGAGCCAGCAGAGAAGGAATACGTAAAAGACGATGAGATCGCCAAGGTTCTGAAGGATCCGGATGCCTATAAAGGGAAATACATTCGGATTGGCGGCAAGGTTTTCAACATCGATCGAGAAGGCGATACGATGTCTGTACAGGCCTGGCATGACACCGCGAACTCTGAGGAGGATTTTCTGGCATATATGGACACGAAGGAAGATTTCAAAGTCGATGATTACGTCATCGTCGATGGGTACATCGAGGGTGTCTTCGATGGGGAGAATGCCTTCGGAGGAGAGGTGCACACACCTCAGATCAAAGCGGAAAGCATAGAAAAGTCCACCTATCAAGATGTGGCAGCACCCACGCTGCAGGAAAAGGAAGTGGACAAATCCAAGAAGCAGCATGGCGTGAAGGTGACCCTCAAGAAGGTTGAGTACGCGGAGTCAGAGACACGGCTCTATGTGACCGTCAAGAACAAGTCCAAGGACAAAGTCAGCATCTATACCGGAAGTGCCAAGCTGGTCCAGAACGGCAAGCAATATGAACCGGAAGATAACTGGGAAGCGGATTATCCATCCATCGATGAAGTGGCGGCGGGAGCATCTGCGGACGGAATCATCTGCTTCAAGCCGCTGGATCCGGAGAAGGAGGCGAAACTGATCCTGGAAGCGTACAGCGATGACTATGAGATCGAAATGAAGGACTTCAAAATCAAGTTCTAGCATGGTGAAACGAGGTGAGAGTGAGGGGGAATGGTTATGACAGAATCAAATACGGCAGTCAGGAACAAGAAACGTCTCTTGCGCCTGCTCCGCTACCTGTATGAGTACACGGACGAGGAGAACCCGGCGAAGACATCGGAACTGGCGGAGACGATCTGTGGGGAGAATACACCTTCTAACCGGCGGAGGATCCAGGCAGACATCCAGCTTCTGGAGGAGGAGGGGTTTGACATCGAGACCATCAGGAGTTATTACCATGCCTTCTATATGCGTAGCAGGGAGTTTGAATTGCCGGAGTTGAAACTGCTGATCGATGCGGTGAGCTCATCCCGCTTTGTCACCAGGGCCAAGAGCGAGGATCTGGTCAGGAAACTCTCGGCGATGGCCAGCCGCCGGCAGGGCTCAAAGCTGGTGCGCCAGATCTACACCCCGGATCGACTGAAGCCCGGCAACGAGAACATCTACTACATCGTGGATCTCATCACCGATGCCATCAACGAGGAGAAGAAAGTGTCCTTCCAGTATATCGACTACACCCCAGCCAAGCAGAAGCTGCTGCGACATGATGGAGCTTTCTATTCCGTGAGCCCTTACGCCCTGCTTTGGGATGACAATCACTATTACATGATCGGTTACAGCGACAGCCGCGAAGAAATCAACGTATACCGGGTGGACAGGGTGAATGCCTTAGGCATCAAGGAAGAAACGGCGGTGCCAAAGCCTGCCGACTTCGATGTAGATGCTTATGGGCAGGAATCTGTGAACATGTTCTTCGGCGAGAAGCAGGAGGTGACCCTGCAGTGCGAGAATGACATGATGAAGTCGGTGATCGACCAGTTCGGCGAAGAGGTCGAAACCTGGGTGGTGGACAAAGCCATTTTCCGCGCAAAGGTGACAGTCAACGTCAGCCAGACATTCTTCGCCTGGGTTTTCCAGTTCCGTGGACGGATCTGTATCTACGGACCGGAGCACGTGCGCTCAGAATACCGGGCGATGTTGGAGAAATCCCTGATGCAGATGTCGATGTGAGATAGGATGGGATTTGAAGGAATCCAGTTGTCTGATGATCTCACGGATTGCGAAGAAGTAACAAATATGATATGATATGGGCAGAATATTCGATATCATGAAAGGAGTTATTATGGCGATTTGTAAAAAATGCGGTGCACAGATCGATGATCAGGCAGCATTCTGCCCCGTCTGTGGAGCGCCACAGGATGTAGTGAAGAGCCAGCCGCAACAGCAGGACCCCTTCCGGGCAGAGCCAAGGCAGGCTCAGGGGAACCCCTTTGAGGGAGAAGAAGCCCCGCGGCCGCAGCAGGTGCAGTATGTAGACAGCCAGTATCAGAACCAGAACGGAAATCCATATCAAAATCCGTATCAGAATCAGTATCAGCAGAACGTAGTGGACAACGGTGGATTCGGCTGGGCGTTGTTAGGATTCTGTATTCCTCTGGTGGGGCTGATCCTCTTCCTGGTGTGGAAGGACACCAAACCCAGAACAGCGAAATCTGCTGGAAAGGGTGCTCTGGTCTCCGTGATCATCAGTGCGGTGATCTATATCATCACCATTGTCATTGGCGTTGGTGCGGGCATAGCCCAAATGTAGTTGGGTATGCTCAGATACAGGGCGCTCAATCATCTCTACAGAATATTACCGGTGGTCTGCGGCTGTCATTGCCGGGACGACCGGTCTTTTCATACACACGGGATCCGGCATCCGGTATGCGCTCGGTGCGAGGGCATGCTGGCAGGGTGGCTGATGGCTGCGATCACCGGCTGGTTTTGGCATCCGCCCCTGTGGTGCCTGGCTTTGTGCCTGGCGCCGCTGCTCGTGGATGGATCAAGGCAGCAGAAGACCGCCTACGAGAGCAATAACGTGAGACGGTTTATGACGGGGATCCTGTTCGGTTACGGTCTGTTGCTTCTGCTCGCCCTGTCACTGAAAGCAGTCTTCCTGTGGGGATACGGGATCGGGAGCCGGTTGTAGATTTTTTGCTGGCTGGTCAGAGGGCTGCTTCGGATCCCACAGCTGTCTCGTGTACCTGCTTTCCAGCCATTGGATTTCAAAATCGGAGGGTTGCCGGGTTGTTTTCCGTCAGTTTTGGTATATCGAAATAATAACGGAATCGGGTTTCCGTTATCTACCATATAATGGTAAAATATTCCTTGGGATCGCTCAAAATGAATCCTTGCAAGGAAAACCAGGCGTCTGGTGACGCCCTTGGACCCTTCCATTGGGCAGTGACTCATGGAATCAGACGTGTTTGCGGCCTGGATCAACTAATTGCCCGCTTTGAATTCCGTCAAAATGCGGGAGATTTTTTTTTGACGGAAATGAATTTCTTTTGTTCAACAGAATAGTATGTGACAGGTTGATTTAGAGAACCAGCACTCCAAATATCACCAAAAACCTCCTGAAATACTTGCGAATCATCCGTAAGAGATATATAATTGTAGTTAGTAATATCTAACTATGGAGGCGACTATGTATTTAAGACTGGAGAATATAAAGAAGTCCTTCGGATCCGGCGATAACCGGGTGGAGGTGCTGAAGGGCATCAGCTGTGACATCGAGAAGGGGGAGATCTGCGTGCTGCTGGGGCCGTCGGGGTCCGGCAAGTCCACCTTGCTGAACATCATCGGCGGGATAGAAACTGCGGACAGCGGTTCTGTGATCATCAACGGAGACCGGATCGAGCATATGGGGGAGAAGGCTTTGTCCGCCTATCGCAGACGACACCTGGGATACGTGTTCCAATCTTACAACCTGATTCCCAACCTGACCGTGCGGGAGAATATCGAGGTGGGCGCTTACCTCAGCGACGATCCGCTTCAATTGGAGGCGATGATCGATACACTTGGATTACACGAGCACGCCCACAAGCTGCCCAGCCAGCTTTCCGGTGGACAACAGCAACGGACATCCATAGGACGGGCGTTGATCAAGAATCCGGATGTGATCCTTTGCGATGAGCCAACGGGGGCGCTGGACTACAACACCTCCAAAGAGATCCTAAAGCTCATCGAGCACGTCAACGAGACCTACCAGAACACCATCGTCCTGGTGACCCACAACGACGCCATCAAGGACATGGCACATCAGGTGATACGGCTGCACGACGGCGGCATCCGGAGCATCGTTCACAATGACGTTCGGCGACCTGCCGAGGATCTGGATTGGTAGGTGGAGACATGAGAAATCCGCTGTTGAAACGACTTCCAAGAGAGCTCCGCAAGGACAAAGCCAAGTACACCGTGCTGGCCCTTTTTCTGATCTTCATGATCGGGCTGGTAGCCGGGTACATGGTTGCCGATGGGAGCATGGTGAAAGCCTACGAGGATAGTTTCCAGAAATACAAGATCGAGAATGGCCATTTTATTCTGGATGACCCGGCACCAGCAAAGGTGTTGGACAAGGTCCGCGGGGAACACGTGGTCCTGCAGGAGCAGTTCTACAAGGACAAAGTCAGCAAGGCCGGCCTCACCAAAGGAGATGACGTCCGGGTCTACAAGCCTCGCCAGACCATGAACCTTCTTGCCATCATGGAAGGACGCATGCCGGCGGCCCATGACGAGATCGTCATCGACCGCCTCTACGCTGAGAACAACCACGTCAAGGTCGGTGCCACCATGGACGTAGGCGGCCGTGCCTACACCGTCACTGGCACCGCCGCCTTTTCCGACTACAGTTGTCTCTTCAGAACCACCACCGATTTCATGTTCGATGCCAATGACTTCACCGTGGCCGTGGTCACAGAAGAAGCCTGGAAGGCCATGGGGAAGGGTGGGATCAAGTACTGCTATGCCTGGCGAAACAACGATCAGACCTTGTCCGATAAAGCGCAGAAGGACAAGGGAGAGGATATCGCAGATCTGCTGGACGATCAACGG contains:
- a CDS encoding DUF2085 domain-containing protein → MLRYRALNHLYRILPVVCGCHCRDDRSFHTHGIRHPVCARCEGMLAGWLMAAITGWFWHPPLWCLALCLAPLLVDGSRQQKTAYESNNVRRFMTGILFGYGLLLLLALSLKAVFLWGYGIGSRL
- a CDS encoding ABC transporter ATP-binding protein, encoding MYLRLENIKKSFGSGDNRVEVLKGISCDIEKGEICVLLGPSGSGKSTLLNIIGGIETADSGSVIINGDRIEHMGEKALSAYRRRHLGYVFQSYNLIPNLTVRENIEVGAYLSDDPLQLEAMIDTLGLHEHAHKLPSQLSGGQQQRTSIGRALIKNPDVILCDEPTGALDYNTSKEILKLIEHVNETYQNTIVLVTHNDAIKDMAHQVIRLHDGGIRSIVHNDVRRPAEDLDW
- a CDS encoding zinc-ribbon domain-containing protein; the protein is MAICKKCGAQIDDQAAFCPVCGAPQDVVKSQPQQQDPFRAEPRQAQGNPFEGEEAPRPQQVQYVDSQYQNQNGNPYQNPYQNQYQQNVVDNGGFGWALLGFCIPLVGLILFLVWKDTKPRTAKSAGKGALVSVIISAVIYIITIVIGVGAGIAQM
- a CDS encoding HD domain-containing protein, yielding MENSNVNWKDRSIDIRQEFLADGEKLKALILDDYEQQTQETFEAVCREITDNMNAFKHLIVSFNDLEESESVQINTISDHEGYDYVPLFTDEEECWKGAPGDLKSLPIGTIIEKVLEISGLEGVIINPHGIRIVIRKPILWRIIKLLDPDIDDLFWKNDMLDKAIHLVTDRYRRCFRKGIKMPYITHPLEVLQILISMRADSDLLIAGVLHDLMEEDPYMTEDYIIWEFGHDACELITTLSADIDLSWAENKQCVIDYIQTANVREKLLLLADVVSELRNIEWNLWHGNVNIYDNLGVPKEKLSWYYCEIQMALSELRSYDNSVRVYIEMENLYKDIFVTFFYDEEHQRIFQAHLHGACDAMDKTTDIYTPWHEPIPEKVVRIGRMYAEFIEESWRTKLEWEEQTNPLS
- a CDS encoding YafY family protein, which codes for MTESNTAVRNKKRLLRLLRYLYEYTDEENPAKTSELAETICGENTPSNRRRIQADIQLLEEEGFDIETIRSYYHAFYMRSREFELPELKLLIDAVSSSRFVTRAKSEDLVRKLSAMASRRQGSKLVRQIYTPDRLKPGNENIYYIVDLITDAINEEKKVSFQYIDYTPAKQKLLRHDGAFYSVSPYALLWDDNHYYMIGYSDSREEINVYRVDRVNALGIKEETAVPKPADFDVDAYGQESVNMFFGEKQEVTLQCENDMMKSVIDQFGEEVETWVVDKAIFRAKVTVNVSQTFFAWVFQFRGRICIYGPEHVRSEYRAMLEKSLMQMSM